From the genome of Solanum stenotomum isolate F172 chromosome 5, ASM1918654v1, whole genome shotgun sequence:
ACGACAAATTAATGGTGGTGTTGATTTTTGGGGAATTGTGCCACCGCCGAGTATGGCTCCGGCAGAAGCAAATGGTGGACTAGAAGGAGAAgatcattggagaaactttgaCAACTCTGTAAATGCTGTATCGTTTGGTTTCGTTGCGACTGCTATTCTTATTTCTATGTTCTTAGTAATGGCGATTTTCGAGAGGTTTCTCCGGCGAAGACCATCGTCGTCCGGTGGTGATCGGAATAGTTCCGATCAAATAAGAGTCCAGAGGAAACTTGATTACCCTTCTCCTGAGGTATGcttttattttctcaattttttattttgatgcaATGTGTGTGATTCATTTCGTTTTATATGACAGTGTTTAACTAAAgttaaaattcatgaaataacCAAATGCTTTATGCtcacatatcaaaataatattaactcACGAAGAAATTTTAGTAGCTAAGTTAGTTTATTAGTGAGAGTtgaattatacattatataaaatTGGTGATTTTAAACGTGACATAGTAGTTGCTCCCTTCTTTCTAGGGATAAGGgtgaaaaatatctcaattttggtcggatttgctgttgcgatattaaactttcatgaggacctattacctctctagactatttaatatcgtgTTTTTTatcccctgaactatttaatagtgtattttaaaagtatatatgtgtcacttggacacgttactatttataattttgcattattttttatgtccacgtgggcaaatatatatgtttaaaatacggtattaaatagtttagggagGTAATAAGTCCTCATGAaaatttagtatcgcaacaacaaattcgaccaaaattgggatatttttcagatcCTTATCCCTTCTTTCTATTTGCATTCTCATTAAAATGGTTTGGTTATGTAAAATCTACAAGCTAGAGGTAAGATGATCTATGCGTGTTTTGTCATTCTAGATTGTATTTATGAGATCacattgaatttattattattgttgtcgTTGATTATGTAAAATCCACTTAACTAAAATAACTATGAAATTCTgttaaaaataatcaatatcttttttattatgttgaaatttattattttgaagtaAATATAAAAGCtaaaaacacaataaaagagaaaatctaTTGCATCGTCATTATcaagataaaatgagaagtttAAAGTTTAGAACTTTTAAACATTGGAAAATTAGAGCAAGTATTATTTCCTAAgagaattgaaatatttatcattACCCTTCgtccattttttcctttttcatatattaaaaattgtatatttatttttatttgttcgattaaaaaatcaaacataacttatcatttataactttttgcatatcaatatgatgaaaaaatacatcttaaactattatttaaaattcatatcgtttgactctcaaaaagaaaattatgacaactaaaaaggaacaacgaaagtattaaaaatagatgacacttttacttgttcaatttagaaaaataaaaaaatatttatcatt
Proteins encoded in this window:
- the LOC125865752 gene encoding uncharacterized protein LOC125865752, with the protein product MGRRQINGGVDFWGIVPPPSMAPAEANGGLEGEDHWRNFDNSVNAVSFGFVATAILISMFLVMAIFERFLRRRPSSSGGDRNSSDQIRVQRKLDYPSPEMTFYANGVSVLMPGEEVPTFIAHPVPAPSPMECTSQPLHHQNDASPSSPATTSTSHSSS